A window of Esox lucius isolate fEsoLuc1 chromosome 18, fEsoLuc1.pri, whole genome shotgun sequence contains these coding sequences:
- the LOC105017695 gene encoding breast cancer metastasis-suppressor 1-like protein-A isoform X2 codes for MIRNSNQRFLGIFLHAREKKENNHEEMEVDFPEQDASSTDEEDTVSSSVSEDGDSSEMDDEDCERRRMECMDEMTTLEKQFGDLKEQLYKERLSQVDIKLQEVIAGCAQEYLEPLANLQENMQIRTKVADDLPTSSLGIYRELCLESVKNKYDCEIQAACQHWESEKLLLFDTVQSELEEKIRRLEEDRHSIDITSELWNDGLHSRKNKKKDPFCPVKKKKPVVVSGPYIVYMLQDLDILEDWTAIRKAMASLGPHRVKVDAPTKAEKHHHVARSEEGRLFYDSQWYCRGQAICINRKDEYPTSAIITTINHDEVWFKRLDGSKSKLYVSQLQKGKYTIKHS; via the exons ATGATTAGAAATAGTAATCAACGTTTCTTGGGTATATTCC TGCACGCTcgggaaaagaaagaaaacaaccaCGAAGAAATGGAGGTTGATTTCCCCGAGCAAGACGCTAGCAGCACGGATGAAGAGGACACTGTCAGCTCTTCTGTGTCTGAAGATGGAGACAGTTCTG AGATGGACGATGAGGATTGCGAAAGGAGACGAATGGAATGCATGGACGAGATGACCACACTCGAGAAGCAATTTGGCGATTTGAAAGAACA GTTGTACAAGGAGCGGCTGAGTCAGGTTGATATAAAGCTGCAGGAAGTGATAGCTGGCTGTGCCCAAGAGTATCTGGAACCACTGGCCAACCTGCAGGAGAATATGCAGATACGGACCAAAGTAGCTG ATGACCTACCTACCAGCTCCTTGG GCATCTACCGAGAGCTGTGTTTGGAGTCCGTGAAGAACAAGTATGACTGTGAGATCCAGGCTGCCTGCCAGCATTGGGAG AGCGAGAAGCTGTTGCTGTTCGACACGGTGCAGAGTGAGTTGGAGGAGAAGATCAGACGTCTGGAGGAGGACCGTCACAGCATAGACATCACTTCAG AACTTTGGAATGATGGATTGCATTCACGGAAGAACAAGAAGAAGGATCCGTTCTGCCCCGTCAAGAAGAAGAAGCCTGTTGTTGTCTCAG GTCCATACATTGTTTATATGCTGCAAGACCTGGATATACTTGAAGATTGGACAGCGATACGAAAG GCGATGGCGTCGTTAGGGCCACACAGGGTCAAGGTTGATG ccccTACCAAGGCTGAGAAACACCACCATGTGGCGAGGTCTGAGGAGGGCAGACTGTTCTATGACAGCCAGTGGTACTGCAGAGGACAGGCCATATGCATCAACCGGAAGGATGAGTACCCCACTAG TGCCATAATAACCACCATTAACCACGACGAGGTGTGGTTCAAACGCCTGGATGGCAGCAAGTCCAAGTTGTACGTCTCTCAGCTGCAGAAAGGCAAATACACCATCAAACACTCCTAA
- the LOC105017695 gene encoding breast cancer metastasis-suppressor 1-like protein-A isoform X5, translating into MIRNSNQRFLGIFLHAREKKENNHEEMEVDFPEQDASSTDEEDTVSSSVSEDGDSSEMDDEDCERRRMECMDEMTTLEKQFGDLKEQLYKERLSQVDIKLQEVIAGCAQEYLEPLANLQENMQIRTKVAGIYRELCLESVKNKYDCEIQAACQHWESEKLLLFDTVQSELEEKIRRLEEDRHSIDITSELWNDGLHSRKNKKKDPFCPVKKKKPVVVSGPYIVYMLQDLDILEDWTAIRKAMASLGPHRVKVDAPTKAEKHHHVARSEEGRLFYDSQWYCRGQAICINRKDEYPTSAIITTINHDEVWFKRLDGSKSKLYVSQLQKGKYTIKHS; encoded by the exons ATGATTAGAAATAGTAATCAACGTTTCTTGGGTATATTCC TGCACGCTcgggaaaagaaagaaaacaaccaCGAAGAAATGGAGGTTGATTTCCCCGAGCAAGACGCTAGCAGCACGGATGAAGAGGACACTGTCAGCTCTTCTGTGTCTGAAGATGGAGACAGTTCTG AGATGGACGATGAGGATTGCGAAAGGAGACGAATGGAATGCATGGACGAGATGACCACACTCGAGAAGCAATTTGGCGATTTGAAAGAACA GTTGTACAAGGAGCGGCTGAGTCAGGTTGATATAAAGCTGCAGGAAGTGATAGCTGGCTGTGCCCAAGAGTATCTGGAACCACTGGCCAACCTGCAGGAGAATATGCAGATACGGACCAAAGTAGCTG GCATCTACCGAGAGCTGTGTTTGGAGTCCGTGAAGAACAAGTATGACTGTGAGATCCAGGCTGCCTGCCAGCATTGGGAG AGCGAGAAGCTGTTGCTGTTCGACACGGTGCAGAGTGAGTTGGAGGAGAAGATCAGACGTCTGGAGGAGGACCGTCACAGCATAGACATCACTTCAG AACTTTGGAATGATGGATTGCATTCACGGAAGAACAAGAAGAAGGATCCGTTCTGCCCCGTCAAGAAGAAGAAGCCTGTTGTTGTCTCAG GTCCATACATTGTTTATATGCTGCAAGACCTGGATATACTTGAAGATTGGACAGCGATACGAAAG GCGATGGCGTCGTTAGGGCCACACAGGGTCAAGGTTGATG ccccTACCAAGGCTGAGAAACACCACCATGTGGCGAGGTCTGAGGAGGGCAGACTGTTCTATGACAGCCAGTGGTACTGCAGAGGACAGGCCATATGCATCAACCGGAAGGATGAGTACCCCACTAG TGCCATAATAACCACCATTAACCACGACGAGGTGTGGTTCAAACGCCTGGATGGCAGCAAGTCCAAGTTGTACGTCTCTCAGCTGCAGAAAGGCAAATACACCATCAAACACTCCTAA
- the LOC105017695 gene encoding breast cancer metastasis-suppressor 1-like protein-A isoform X1 gives MIRNSNQRFLGIFLHAREKKENNHEEMEVDFPEQDASSTDEEDTVSSSVSEDGDSSEMDDEDCERRRMECMDEMTTLEKQFGDLKEQLYKERLSQVDIKLQEVIAGCAQEYLEPLANLQENMQIRTKVADDLPTSSLGIYRELCLESVKNKYDCEIQAACQHWESEKLLLFDTVQSELEEKIRRLEEDRHSIDITSELWNDGLHSRKNKKKDPFCPVKKKKPVVVSGPYIVYMLQDLDILEDWTAIRKAPQAMASLGPHRVKVDAPTKAEKHHHVARSEEGRLFYDSQWYCRGQAICINRKDEYPTSAIITTINHDEVWFKRLDGSKSKLYVSQLQKGKYTIKHS, from the exons ATGATTAGAAATAGTAATCAACGTTTCTTGGGTATATTCC TGCACGCTcgggaaaagaaagaaaacaaccaCGAAGAAATGGAGGTTGATTTCCCCGAGCAAGACGCTAGCAGCACGGATGAAGAGGACACTGTCAGCTCTTCTGTGTCTGAAGATGGAGACAGTTCTG AGATGGACGATGAGGATTGCGAAAGGAGACGAATGGAATGCATGGACGAGATGACCACACTCGAGAAGCAATTTGGCGATTTGAAAGAACA GTTGTACAAGGAGCGGCTGAGTCAGGTTGATATAAAGCTGCAGGAAGTGATAGCTGGCTGTGCCCAAGAGTATCTGGAACCACTGGCCAACCTGCAGGAGAATATGCAGATACGGACCAAAGTAGCTG ATGACCTACCTACCAGCTCCTTGG GCATCTACCGAGAGCTGTGTTTGGAGTCCGTGAAGAACAAGTATGACTGTGAGATCCAGGCTGCCTGCCAGCATTGGGAG AGCGAGAAGCTGTTGCTGTTCGACACGGTGCAGAGTGAGTTGGAGGAGAAGATCAGACGTCTGGAGGAGGACCGTCACAGCATAGACATCACTTCAG AACTTTGGAATGATGGATTGCATTCACGGAAGAACAAGAAGAAGGATCCGTTCTGCCCCGTCAAGAAGAAGAAGCCTGTTGTTGTCTCAG GTCCATACATTGTTTATATGCTGCAAGACCTGGATATACTTGAAGATTGGACAGCGATACGAAAG GCACCACAGGCGATGGCGTCGTTAGGGCCACACAGGGTCAAGGTTGATG ccccTACCAAGGCTGAGAAACACCACCATGTGGCGAGGTCTGAGGAGGGCAGACTGTTCTATGACAGCCAGTGGTACTGCAGAGGACAGGCCATATGCATCAACCGGAAGGATGAGTACCCCACTAG TGCCATAATAACCACCATTAACCACGACGAGGTGTGGTTCAAACGCCTGGATGGCAGCAAGTCCAAGTTGTACGTCTCTCAGCTGCAGAAAGGCAAATACACCATCAAACACTCCTAA
- the LOC105017695 gene encoding breast cancer metastasis-suppressor 1-like protein-A isoform X3: MIRNSNQRFLGIFLHAREKKENNHEEMEVDFPEQDASSTDEEDTVSSSVSEDGDSSEMDDEDCERRRMECMDEMTTLEKQFGDLKEQLYKERLSQVDIKLQEVIAGCAQEYLEPLANLQENMQIRTKVAGIYRELCLESVKNKYDCEIQAACQHWESEKLLLFDTVQSELEEKIRRLEEDRHSIDITSELWNDGLHSRKNKKKDPFCPVKKKKPVVVSGPYIVYMLQDLDILEDWTAIRKAPQAMASLGPHRVKVDAPTKAEKHHHVARSEEGRLFYDSQWYCRGQAICINRKDEYPTSAIITTINHDEVWFKRLDGSKSKLYVSQLQKGKYTIKHS; encoded by the exons ATGATTAGAAATAGTAATCAACGTTTCTTGGGTATATTCC TGCACGCTcgggaaaagaaagaaaacaaccaCGAAGAAATGGAGGTTGATTTCCCCGAGCAAGACGCTAGCAGCACGGATGAAGAGGACACTGTCAGCTCTTCTGTGTCTGAAGATGGAGACAGTTCTG AGATGGACGATGAGGATTGCGAAAGGAGACGAATGGAATGCATGGACGAGATGACCACACTCGAGAAGCAATTTGGCGATTTGAAAGAACA GTTGTACAAGGAGCGGCTGAGTCAGGTTGATATAAAGCTGCAGGAAGTGATAGCTGGCTGTGCCCAAGAGTATCTGGAACCACTGGCCAACCTGCAGGAGAATATGCAGATACGGACCAAAGTAGCTG GCATCTACCGAGAGCTGTGTTTGGAGTCCGTGAAGAACAAGTATGACTGTGAGATCCAGGCTGCCTGCCAGCATTGGGAG AGCGAGAAGCTGTTGCTGTTCGACACGGTGCAGAGTGAGTTGGAGGAGAAGATCAGACGTCTGGAGGAGGACCGTCACAGCATAGACATCACTTCAG AACTTTGGAATGATGGATTGCATTCACGGAAGAACAAGAAGAAGGATCCGTTCTGCCCCGTCAAGAAGAAGAAGCCTGTTGTTGTCTCAG GTCCATACATTGTTTATATGCTGCAAGACCTGGATATACTTGAAGATTGGACAGCGATACGAAAG GCACCACAGGCGATGGCGTCGTTAGGGCCACACAGGGTCAAGGTTGATG ccccTACCAAGGCTGAGAAACACCACCATGTGGCGAGGTCTGAGGAGGGCAGACTGTTCTATGACAGCCAGTGGTACTGCAGAGGACAGGCCATATGCATCAACCGGAAGGATGAGTACCCCACTAG TGCCATAATAACCACCATTAACCACGACGAGGTGTGGTTCAAACGCCTGGATGGCAGCAAGTCCAAGTTGTACGTCTCTCAGCTGCAGAAAGGCAAATACACCATCAAACACTCCTAA
- the LOC105017695 gene encoding breast cancer metastasis-suppressor 1-like protein-A isoform X7, protein MEVDFPEQDASSTDEEDTVSSSVSEDGDSSEMDDEDCERRRMECMDEMTTLEKQFGDLKEQLYKERLSQVDIKLQEVIAGCAQEYLEPLANLQENMQIRTKVADDLPTSSLGIYRELCLESVKNKYDCEIQAACQHWESEKLLLFDTVQSELEEKIRRLEEDRHSIDITSELWNDGLHSRKNKKKDPFCPVKKKKPVVVSGPYIVYMLQDLDILEDWTAIRKAPQAMASLGPHRVKVDAPTKAEKHHHVARSEEGRLFYDSQWYCRGQAICINRKDEYPTSAIITTINHDEVWFKRLDGSKSKLYVSQLQKGKYTIKHS, encoded by the exons ATGGAGGTTGATTTCCCCGAGCAAGACGCTAGCAGCACGGATGAAGAGGACACTGTCAGCTCTTCTGTGTCTGAAGATGGAGACAGTTCTG AGATGGACGATGAGGATTGCGAAAGGAGACGAATGGAATGCATGGACGAGATGACCACACTCGAGAAGCAATTTGGCGATTTGAAAGAACA GTTGTACAAGGAGCGGCTGAGTCAGGTTGATATAAAGCTGCAGGAAGTGATAGCTGGCTGTGCCCAAGAGTATCTGGAACCACTGGCCAACCTGCAGGAGAATATGCAGATACGGACCAAAGTAGCTG ATGACCTACCTACCAGCTCCTTGG GCATCTACCGAGAGCTGTGTTTGGAGTCCGTGAAGAACAAGTATGACTGTGAGATCCAGGCTGCCTGCCAGCATTGGGAG AGCGAGAAGCTGTTGCTGTTCGACACGGTGCAGAGTGAGTTGGAGGAGAAGATCAGACGTCTGGAGGAGGACCGTCACAGCATAGACATCACTTCAG AACTTTGGAATGATGGATTGCATTCACGGAAGAACAAGAAGAAGGATCCGTTCTGCCCCGTCAAGAAGAAGAAGCCTGTTGTTGTCTCAG GTCCATACATTGTTTATATGCTGCAAGACCTGGATATACTTGAAGATTGGACAGCGATACGAAAG GCACCACAGGCGATGGCGTCGTTAGGGCCACACAGGGTCAAGGTTGATG ccccTACCAAGGCTGAGAAACACCACCATGTGGCGAGGTCTGAGGAGGGCAGACTGTTCTATGACAGCCAGTGGTACTGCAGAGGACAGGCCATATGCATCAACCGGAAGGATGAGTACCCCACTAG TGCCATAATAACCACCATTAACCACGACGAGGTGTGGTTCAAACGCCTGGATGGCAGCAAGTCCAAGTTGTACGTCTCTCAGCTGCAGAAAGGCAAATACACCATCAAACACTCCTAA
- the LOC105017695 gene encoding breast cancer metastasis-suppressor 1-like protein-A isoform X6: protein MPVHAREKKENNHEEMEVDFPEQDASSTDEEDTVSSSVSEDGDSSEMDDEDCERRRMECMDEMTTLEKQFGDLKEQLYKERLSQVDIKLQEVIAGCAQEYLEPLANLQENMQIRTKVAGIYRELCLESVKNKYDCEIQAACQHWESEKLLLFDTVQSELEEKIRRLEEDRHSIDITSELWNDGLHSRKNKKKDPFCPVKKKKPVVVSGPYIVYMLQDLDILEDWTAIRKAMASLGPHRVKVDAPTKAEKHHHVARSEEGRLFYDSQWYCRGQAICINRKDEYPTSAIITTINHDEVWFKRLDGSKSKLYVSQLQKGKYTIKHS from the exons ATGCCAGTGCACGCTcgggaaaagaaagaaaacaaccaCGAAGAAATGGAGGTTGATTTCCCCGAGCAAGACGCTAGCAGCACGGATGAAGAGGACACTGTCAGCTCTTCTGTGTCTGAAGATGGAGACAGTTCTG AGATGGACGATGAGGATTGCGAAAGGAGACGAATGGAATGCATGGACGAGATGACCACACTCGAGAAGCAATTTGGCGATTTGAAAGAACA GTTGTACAAGGAGCGGCTGAGTCAGGTTGATATAAAGCTGCAGGAAGTGATAGCTGGCTGTGCCCAAGAGTATCTGGAACCACTGGCCAACCTGCAGGAGAATATGCAGATACGGACCAAAGTAGCTG GCATCTACCGAGAGCTGTGTTTGGAGTCCGTGAAGAACAAGTATGACTGTGAGATCCAGGCTGCCTGCCAGCATTGGGAG AGCGAGAAGCTGTTGCTGTTCGACACGGTGCAGAGTGAGTTGGAGGAGAAGATCAGACGTCTGGAGGAGGACCGTCACAGCATAGACATCACTTCAG AACTTTGGAATGATGGATTGCATTCACGGAAGAACAAGAAGAAGGATCCGTTCTGCCCCGTCAAGAAGAAGAAGCCTGTTGTTGTCTCAG GTCCATACATTGTTTATATGCTGCAAGACCTGGATATACTTGAAGATTGGACAGCGATACGAAAG GCGATGGCGTCGTTAGGGCCACACAGGGTCAAGGTTGATG ccccTACCAAGGCTGAGAAACACCACCATGTGGCGAGGTCTGAGGAGGGCAGACTGTTCTATGACAGCCAGTGGTACTGCAGAGGACAGGCCATATGCATCAACCGGAAGGATGAGTACCCCACTAG TGCCATAATAACCACCATTAACCACGACGAGGTGTGGTTCAAACGCCTGGATGGCAGCAAGTCCAAGTTGTACGTCTCTCAGCTGCAGAAAGGCAAATACACCATCAAACACTCCTAA
- the LOC105017695 gene encoding breast cancer metastasis-suppressor 1-like protein-A isoform X4: MPVHAREKKENNHEEMEVDFPEQDASSTDEEDTVSSSVSEDGDSSEMDDEDCERRRMECMDEMTTLEKQFGDLKEQLYKERLSQVDIKLQEVIAGCAQEYLEPLANLQENMQIRTKVADDLPTSSLGIYRELCLESVKNKYDCEIQAACQHWESEKLLLFDTVQSELEEKIRRLEEDRHSIDITSELWNDGLHSRKNKKKDPFCPVKKKKPVVVSGPYIVYMLQDLDILEDWTAIRKAPQAMASLGPHRVKVDAPTKAEKHHHVARSEEGRLFYDSQWYCRGQAICINRKDEYPTSAIITTINHDEVWFKRLDGSKSKLYVSQLQKGKYTIKHS; this comes from the exons ATGCCAGTGCACGCTcgggaaaagaaagaaaacaaccaCGAAGAAATGGAGGTTGATTTCCCCGAGCAAGACGCTAGCAGCACGGATGAAGAGGACACTGTCAGCTCTTCTGTGTCTGAAGATGGAGACAGTTCTG AGATGGACGATGAGGATTGCGAAAGGAGACGAATGGAATGCATGGACGAGATGACCACACTCGAGAAGCAATTTGGCGATTTGAAAGAACA GTTGTACAAGGAGCGGCTGAGTCAGGTTGATATAAAGCTGCAGGAAGTGATAGCTGGCTGTGCCCAAGAGTATCTGGAACCACTGGCCAACCTGCAGGAGAATATGCAGATACGGACCAAAGTAGCTG ATGACCTACCTACCAGCTCCTTGG GCATCTACCGAGAGCTGTGTTTGGAGTCCGTGAAGAACAAGTATGACTGTGAGATCCAGGCTGCCTGCCAGCATTGGGAG AGCGAGAAGCTGTTGCTGTTCGACACGGTGCAGAGTGAGTTGGAGGAGAAGATCAGACGTCTGGAGGAGGACCGTCACAGCATAGACATCACTTCAG AACTTTGGAATGATGGATTGCATTCACGGAAGAACAAGAAGAAGGATCCGTTCTGCCCCGTCAAGAAGAAGAAGCCTGTTGTTGTCTCAG GTCCATACATTGTTTATATGCTGCAAGACCTGGATATACTTGAAGATTGGACAGCGATACGAAAG GCACCACAGGCGATGGCGTCGTTAGGGCCACACAGGGTCAAGGTTGATG ccccTACCAAGGCTGAGAAACACCACCATGTGGCGAGGTCTGAGGAGGGCAGACTGTTCTATGACAGCCAGTGGTACTGCAGAGGACAGGCCATATGCATCAACCGGAAGGATGAGTACCCCACTAG TGCCATAATAACCACCATTAACCACGACGAGGTGTGGTTCAAACGCCTGGATGGCAGCAAGTCCAAGTTGTACGTCTCTCAGCTGCAGAAAGGCAAATACACCATCAAACACTCCTAA